A single region of the Bacteroides luhongzhouii genome encodes:
- a CDS encoding MFS transporter, translated as MAKDRLITPSYCFILAANFLLYFGFWLLIPVLPFYLSEFFQTGNSTIGIVLSCYTVAALCIRPFSGYLLDTFARKPLYLFAYFIFMMMFGGYLIAGSLTLFIIFRIIHGVSFGMVTVGGNTVVIDIMPSSRRGEGLGYYGLTNNTAMSIGPMFGLFLHDAGVSFATIFCYAFGSCILGFLCAGLVKTPYKPPVKREPISLDRFILMKGLPAGLSLLLLSIPYGMTTNYVAMYARQIGLNTQTGFFFTFMAVGMAISRIFSGKLVDRGKITQVIMAGLYLVVCSFFLLSACVYLIQWNDTVCNILFFGIALLMGVGFGIMFPAFNTLFVNLAPNSQRGTATSTYLTSWDVGIGIGMLTGGYIAEISTFDKAYLFGACLTVVSAIYFKLKVTPHYHKNKLR; from the coding sequence GACTCATTACTCCCAGTTATTGTTTCATCTTGGCAGCCAACTTCCTGCTCTACTTCGGCTTTTGGTTGTTGATTCCTGTTTTGCCGTTTTATTTATCCGAATTTTTCCAAACTGGAAATTCCACTATTGGCATTGTACTTTCCTGCTATACGGTAGCCGCCCTCTGCATCCGTCCGTTTTCCGGTTATCTGCTCGACACGTTTGCCCGCAAACCTCTTTATTTATTTGCTTACTTCATCTTTATGATGATGTTCGGCGGATACCTGATAGCCGGCTCCCTTACCTTATTTATTATATTCCGAATCATTCATGGCGTCTCTTTCGGAATGGTTACAGTAGGAGGAAACACGGTAGTGATAGACATTATGCCATCTTCCCGCCGCGGAGAAGGCTTAGGCTATTACGGGCTCACCAACAATACAGCTATGTCTATCGGACCGATGTTCGGACTGTTTCTGCACGATGCAGGAGTCTCTTTTGCTACGATCTTCTGTTATGCATTCGGTTCCTGCATTTTAGGTTTCCTATGTGCCGGTCTGGTGAAAACTCCCTATAAACCTCCTGTGAAACGGGAACCGATTTCACTCGACCGTTTCATTTTGATGAAAGGACTGCCAGCCGGACTTAGCCTGCTGTTACTTTCCATCCCCTACGGAATGACAACCAACTATGTCGCCATGTATGCCCGCCAAATCGGATTGAACACACAAACCGGATTCTTCTTTACCTTTATGGCTGTCGGCATGGCAATCTCCCGCATCTTTTCGGGGAAACTGGTGGATCGTGGAAAAATAACGCAAGTAATAATGGCCGGATTATATCTGGTTGTTTGCAGTTTCTTCCTGCTTTCAGCCTGTGTTTATCTGATTCAATGGAATGATACTGTTTGCAACATCCTGTTTTTTGGTATCGCATTGTTGATGGGGGTCGGATTCGGGATCATGTTTCCGGCATTTAATACGTTGTTTGTCAACCTCGCCCCCAATAGCCAGCGGGGAACAGCCACTTCCACTTATCTCACTTCCTGGGATGTAGGAATCGGTATCGGTATGCTGACCGGCGGATATATCGCAGAAATAAGTACATTTGATAAGGCCTATCTTTTCGGAGCCTGCCTGACGGTAGTTTCCGCTATCTATTTCAAACTAAAAGTGACGCCTCATTACCATAAAAACAAGCTACGATGA
- the nth gene encoding endonuclease III, with protein MRKKERYEKVIAWFQDNIPVAETELHYNNPYELLIAVILSAQCTDKRVNIITPPLYKDFPTPEALAATTPEVIFEYIRSVSYPNNKAKHLVGMAKMLVNDFNSQVPDNLDDLIKLPGVGRKTANVIQSVVFNKAAMAVDTHVFRVSHRIGLVPDSCTTPFSVEKELVKNIPEKLIPIAHHWLILHGRYVCQARTPKCDTCGLQMMCKYFCNTYKVTKEEPKAKNK; from the coding sequence ATGAGAAAGAAAGAACGTTATGAGAAAGTAATCGCCTGGTTTCAGGACAACATTCCTGTAGCCGAAACCGAACTGCATTACAACAATCCGTATGAGTTGCTGATCGCTGTTATTCTTTCTGCACAATGCACGGACAAACGGGTGAATATCATTACTCCTCCTTTGTATAAAGATTTTCCGACTCCGGAAGCACTGGCAGCCACTACACCGGAAGTTATTTTCGAATATATACGAAGCGTGTCCTATCCGAACAACAAAGCCAAACATCTGGTTGGCATGGCAAAGATGCTGGTGAATGACTTCAACAGTCAGGTGCCCGACAATCTGGACGATTTGATAAAGTTGCCTGGCGTAGGAAGAAAAACGGCCAATGTCATCCAGTCGGTAGTGTTCAATAAAGCTGCAATGGCGGTAGATACACACGTATTCCGTGTCAGCCACCGCATCGGACTGGTGCCGGACAGTTGCACCACTCCGTTCAGTGTGGAAAAAGAATTGGTGAAGAATATTCCGGAAAAACTCATACCGATTGCTCACCATTGGCTCATTCTGCACGGTCGTTATGTTTGTCAGGCACGCACTCCCAAATGTGACACCTGTGGTTTGCAAATGATGTGCAAATATTTCTGTAACACCTATAAAGTTACGAAAGAGGAACCAAAAGCCAAGAATAAATAA
- a CDS encoding phosphoglycerate kinase, which translates to MQTIDKFNFAGKKAFVRVDFNVPLDENFNITDDTRMRAALPTLKKILADGGSIIIGSHLGRPKGVADKFSLKHIIKHLSDLLGVEVQFANDCMGEEAAVKAAALQPGEVLLLENLRFYAEEEGKPRGLAEDATDEEKAAAKKAVKESQKEFTKKLASYADCYVNDAFGTAHRAHASTALIAKYFDVNNKMFGYLMEKEVKAVDKVLNDIKRPFTAIMGGSKVSSKIEIIENLLSKVDNLIIAGGMTYTFTKAMGGKIGISICEDDKLDLALDLMKKAKEKGVNLILAVDAKIADAFSNDANTKFCAVDEIPDGWEGLDIGPKTEEIFANVIKESKTILWNGPTGVFEFDNFTHGSRAVGEAIVEATKNGAFSLVGGGDSVACVNKFGLASGVSYVSTGGGALLEAIEGKVLPGIAAIQE; encoded by the coding sequence ATGCAGACAATTGACAAATTCAATTTTGCCGGTAAAAAGGCATTTGTTCGCGTGGACTTCAATGTACCCCTGGACGAAAACTTCAACATCACAGATGACACTCGTATGCGTGCAGCTCTTCCTACTTTGAAGAAGATCCTGGCAGACGGCGGAAGCATCATCATTGGCTCTCACCTGGGCCGTCCGAAAGGCGTTGCCGATAAATTCTCTTTGAAACATATCATCAAGCACCTGTCTGATTTGCTGGGCGTTGAAGTTCAGTTCGCTAACGACTGCATGGGCGAAGAAGCTGCTGTAAAAGCTGCTGCTCTGCAACCGGGAGAAGTGCTGTTGCTCGAAAATCTTCGCTTCTACGCTGAAGAAGAAGGCAAACCAAGAGGTTTGGCTGAAGATGCAACTGACGAAGAGAAAGCTGCTGCCAAGAAGGCAGTGAAAGAAAGCCAGAAAGAATTTACCAAGAAATTGGCTTCTTATGCTGACTGCTACGTAAACGACGCATTCGGTACAGCTCACCGTGCACACGCTTCTACAGCATTGATCGCTAAATATTTCGATGTAAACAATAAGATGTTCGGTTACCTGATGGAAAAAGAAGTGAAAGCCGTTGATAAAGTATTGAACGACATCAAACGTCCGTTCACTGCTATCATGGGTGGTTCCAAAGTTTCTTCTAAAATCGAAATCATCGAAAACCTGTTGAGCAAAGTAGACAACCTGATCATCGCTGGTGGTATGACTTATACATTTACTAAAGCAATGGGCGGTAAAATCGGTATCTCTATCTGTGAGGACGACAAACTTGACCTGGCTTTGGATTTGATGAAGAAAGCAAAAGAAAAAGGTGTAAACCTGATATTGGCTGTTGACGCTAAGATTGCTGACGCATTCTCTAACGATGCCAATACTAAATTCTGTGCTGTTGACGAAATTCCTGACGGATGGGAAGGCCTTGACATCGGTCCTAAGACTGAAGAAATCTTCGCTAACGTTATCAAAGAATCTAAAACTATTCTTTGGAACGGTCCTACAGGTGTATTCGAATTTGACAACTTCACTCACGGCTCACGTGCAGTAGGTGAAGCAATCGTTGAAGCAACTAAGAACGGCGCATTCTCACTTGTTGGTGGTGGCGACTCTGTAGCTTGTGTCAACAAGTTCGGTTTGGC